In one Mucilaginibacter ginsenosidivorax genomic region, the following are encoded:
- a CDS encoding polyketide synthase, giving the protein MNINPGKEVEESLGSTVFVHYLFEQQLQQKPDALAVTFGNRQLTYSQLNQQANNLAAALLSQSRNSAVVGVSTVRCVETIISVLAILKAGKAYLPLDPDYPKDRLQQIILDSGVDTCLVTEKQLSLFESLPINLLLSDKTYPAAPSVNQPGGDAYVLYTSGSTGTPKGVLMGHAALVNLLLWQREHSIATIGTNTLQFAPLTFDVSFQEIFATLTTGGTLVLIDDELRIDPVKLLRCIEDNSINRIFLPFVVLQYLTEAAIANNHIPACIREVMTAGEQLKITPQITAFFKGLPGAVLYNQYGPTETHVVTELKLHGDPALWPALPSIGVPISQTQILILDEALTPLAKGETGELCVAGLSLANGYLNKPGLTAEKFTEITVENKITRIYRTGDLARYLPDGNIEYFGRKDTQVKIRGNRVELGEIEVLLNQLGNIQQSVVIAREDAAGQKRLIAYLVSQTGKQDTAAIREALEQQLPDFMLPSAYVWIDELPKTTSGKIDRKALPNPGLERPELAVLYKAPSTQAEKNITGIWISLLQLNKIGIDDDFFLLGGNSLLALKTVAALKQELNLDVPITRLYQYPTISGLVSFLSGGNKSAPLPSLIKKNTGTANHDVAIIGMAGRFPGANTIDEFWQLLSGGKEAITFFSADEIDKSIPVSVKNDAAYVKARGIIDKADEFDAGFFGFNPRNAELMDPQHRIFLEIAWEVLEKTGYLPQKYAGAVGVFAGCGYNTYYNNNVLTNPEIVARTGHFQVRLLNEKDYIATRTAFQLNLEGPAVAVYAACSTSLLAIAQAVTSIRNGQCNVVIAGAASVTSPINSGHFYEEGSIMSKDGHTRTFDAQATGTVFSDGAGVVLLKSLTDAKSDGDTIYAVIKGIGINNDGAAKSSFSGPSAHGQAGAIAMAIDDAGIEASGISYVEAHGTATPLGDPIEIEGLNLAFGTQDKKQFCAIGSIKSNMGHLTAASGVAGLIKTVLAMRHKQIPPSLFYSNINPNINIADSPFYINNKLKDWETDTVRRAGVSSFGVGGTNVHVIVEEFEDTPIQPDAGKPFKLVTWSAKTESSLNGYAAKLGSFVNENKALSLDDIAYTLQTTRAGFNQRRFIVAASNDELAARLKASETDLSASKNLKTGVTELVFMFPGQGSQYANMGFNLYQTEPVFATAVDECMALLKGTIHENLFDILYPKVADNQLAEKIKQTLYAQPAIFILEYATAKLWMSFGIQPGVLIGHSVGEFVAAHLAGVFSLADAVKLISERARLVNSVQPGSMLSVRMEAEKLAGILPSKLSIAAINTRKLCVVAGPANTINSFAGQLAEQGIPARLLLTSHAFHSAMMDDIVAPFEEVVKSIKLNQPIKPIVSTVTGKWMSAAEATDPAYWSQHLRKTVRFAQALDTLQEDEVRLYLETGPGTILATLARQHIVNKAVPVVAGFEQNETNTEYKSVLKAVGQLWLNGIEPYWENIYNHQQRNKTDLPTYAFDHKRYWLEPAVTLNKVETIAEAAAHQPEPITPQIMQTRKDILIDKLRAIFEDASGIEIDEAGTGLSFIEIGFDSLSLTQIATNLKKQFNVPVTFRKLFEEYNSLVLLASYLDANLAADLLQPQPVAPTHAAATQQPVFAMPAFSGNGAPANNNDLIINLISQQLQLLSNQLALIQGGSALVAPPAPAYNSATPAITPAKPDHREPELTAEEQIEIKKPFGATARIEKQTLELTEKQSAFLDDLTIKYNAKTKSSKAQTQKDRPYMADPRVVSGFRPLTKEVVYPLVVNRSKGSHVWDIDGNDYVDALNGFGSNLLGYQADVLKKAVLDQVEKGYEIGPQHELAGDVCKLICEFTNFDRAALCNTGSEAVLGAMRIARTVTGRSIIVAFSGSYHGINDEVIVRGTKKLKTVPAAPGIMPEVVQNMLILDYGTEESLKIIAERAHEFAAVLVEPVQSRRPEFQPVEFLQKVREITSRSETVLIFDEVISGFRMHPGGAQAMFGIRADLGTYGKVIGGGMPIGAIAGISKYMDALDGGTWQYGDDSQPEAGVTYFAGTFVRHPLALAAGKATLLYMKEKGPALQQELNDRTKRLSDALNAICEAEGIPLYSPSFGSLWKIKFKYELAYGELLFTLMRFKGIHIWDLFPCFVTAAHTDEEIDQIITAFKESVAEMIESGFMPSEKPKTAVNTPVNLPSVPPVPGAKLGRDKDGNPGWFISDSNNPGKFLQVKLSSN; this is encoded by the coding sequence ATGAACATAAACCCCGGAAAAGAAGTTGAAGAAAGTTTAGGCAGTACTGTGTTTGTACACTATTTATTTGAGCAACAGCTTCAACAAAAGCCTGATGCACTGGCTGTTACTTTTGGTAACAGGCAACTTACTTACAGCCAGCTAAACCAGCAAGCCAATAACCTGGCCGCTGCTTTGTTATCACAATCGCGCAATTCGGCAGTTGTTGGGGTTAGTACAGTGCGGTGTGTTGAAACTATTATAAGTGTATTGGCCATACTTAAAGCCGGCAAAGCTTACCTACCGCTCGACCCGGATTACCCTAAAGACCGGCTGCAGCAAATAATTCTCGATTCTGGTGTTGATACTTGTTTAGTAACCGAAAAACAGCTGTCATTATTTGAATCGCTGCCCATAAATCTTCTTTTATCAGATAAAACCTATCCGGCAGCTCCATCAGTAAACCAACCTGGCGGCGATGCCTACGTATTATACACCTCGGGCTCAACAGGTACGCCAAAAGGCGTTTTAATGGGCCATGCGGCATTAGTCAACCTGCTTTTATGGCAGCGGGAGCATTCCATTGCAACAATAGGGACCAACACGCTACAATTTGCCCCGCTTACGTTTGATGTATCCTTCCAGGAAATATTTGCTACACTTACAACGGGTGGCACACTGGTGCTTATTGATGATGAATTACGTATCGACCCGGTAAAGCTTTTGCGTTGTATTGAAGATAACAGCATCAACCGGATTTTCCTGCCCTTTGTGGTGCTGCAATACTTAACCGAAGCTGCCATTGCCAACAACCATATCCCCGCCTGCATACGGGAGGTAATGACAGCGGGCGAGCAATTAAAAATTACGCCACAAATTACGGCTTTTTTTAAGGGATTGCCCGGCGCAGTTTTATACAACCAGTACGGCCCTACCGAAACCCATGTGGTTACGGAGTTAAAATTACATGGCGACCCTGCCCTATGGCCGGCATTACCAAGTATTGGCGTGCCGATAAGCCAAACCCAGATCCTGATTTTAGATGAAGCCCTTACACCTTTAGCAAAAGGCGAAACCGGCGAGCTTTGCGTTGCAGGCCTGAGCCTTGCAAATGGATACCTGAACAAACCAGGGCTAACGGCCGAAAAATTTACCGAAATAACGGTCGAAAATAAAATTACCCGCATTTACCGCACCGGCGATTTGGCCCGCTACTTACCCGATGGCAATATTGAATACTTTGGCCGTAAAGATACCCAGGTAAAAATCCGTGGCAACCGGGTAGAGTTGGGCGAGATTGAGGTGTTGCTCAATCAGCTCGGCAATATCCAACAATCGGTTGTTATTGCCCGCGAAGATGCAGCCGGTCAAAAGCGCCTTATAGCTTACCTGGTTTCGCAAACAGGCAAGCAGGATACAGCAGCCATAAGAGAAGCACTTGAGCAACAGCTGCCCGATTTTATGCTGCCATCGGCCTATGTATGGATAGATGAGCTTCCTAAAACCACCAGCGGCAAGATTGACAGAAAAGCGCTGCCCAACCCCGGTTTGGAACGGCCCGAACTTGCTGTATTGTATAAGGCCCCATCAACCCAGGCAGAAAAAAATATTACCGGTATATGGATAAGTTTATTGCAGTTAAACAAAATAGGGATCGACGATGATTTTTTCCTGTTGGGAGGCAACTCCCTGCTGGCCCTTAAAACTGTAGCTGCTTTAAAGCAGGAGTTAAACTTAGATGTGCCAATAACCAGGCTTTACCAGTACCCAACAATTAGCGGCCTCGTTAGCTTTTTAAGCGGCGGCAATAAGTCGGCCCCACTCCCATCTTTAATTAAAAAAAATACCGGGACTGCCAATCATGATGTAGCCATCATCGGCATGGCCGGCAGGTTTCCGGGCGCAAATACTATTGACGAATTTTGGCAGCTGCTTTCCGGCGGTAAAGAAGCCATCACCTTTTTCTCAGCCGATGAAATAGATAAATCAATCCCGGTAAGTGTTAAAAACGACGCTGCCTATGTAAAAGCACGGGGCATTATTGATAAGGCAGATGAATTTGATGCCGGTTTCTTCGGATTCAACCCGCGAAATGCGGAACTGATGGATCCGCAGCACCGCATATTTTTAGAAATAGCCTGGGAAGTGTTGGAAAAAACCGGCTACCTGCCGCAAAAATATGCAGGCGCTGTAGGTGTTTTTGCCGGCTGCGGCTACAATACCTATTACAATAACAACGTGTTAACCAACCCAGAAATAGTTGCACGTACAGGCCATTTCCAGGTTAGGTTACTTAACGAGAAAGACTATATAGCAACCCGCACCGCATTCCAGCTGAATTTAGAAGGGCCTGCTGTCGCGGTTTATGCTGCCTGCTCCACCTCCTTATTGGCCATTGCGCAGGCTGTAACCAGCATTCGCAACGGGCAATGCAACGTGGTTATCGCGGGTGCAGCTTCTGTTACCTCGCCTATCAACAGCGGGCATTTTTATGAGGAAGGTTCTATCATGAGTAAAGATGGACATACCCGTACTTTTGATGCCCAGGCTACCGGTACGGTATTTAGCGATGGCGCCGGGGTAGTGTTATTAAAATCATTAACCGATGCCAAAAGCGATGGCGATACCATTTACGCTGTAATTAAAGGCATAGGTATTAACAACGACGGTGCGGCTAAAAGCAGTTTTAGCGGCCCAAGCGCCCATGGACAGGCCGGGGCGATAGCTATGGCGATTGATGATGCCGGGATTGAAGCATCGGGCATTAGCTATGTAGAAGCCCATGGCACAGCTACACCGCTGGGCGATCCGATTGAGATAGAAGGTCTTAACCTGGCTTTTGGTACGCAGGATAAAAAACAATTTTGCGCAATAGGCTCTATAAAAAGTAATATGGGGCACCTTACAGCTGCCTCGGGCGTAGCGGGCTTAATAAAAACAGTTTTGGCTATGCGCCACAAACAAATCCCGCCATCGTTATTCTATAGCAACATCAACCCCAATATCAATATTGCCGATAGCCCCTTTTATATCAACAACAAGTTGAAGGATTGGGAAACTGATACCGTCCGCCGGGCAGGTGTAAGCTCATTTGGTGTAGGCGGTACTAACGTACATGTTATTGTTGAAGAATTTGAGGATACCCCCATTCAACCAGATGCAGGCAAGCCATTTAAACTTGTTACCTGGTCGGCCAAAACCGAAAGCAGCCTTAACGGTTATGCGGCAAAATTAGGCAGCTTTGTAAATGAAAACAAGGCGTTGAGCCTTGACGATATTGCTTACACCTTGCAAACTACCCGCGCCGGGTTTAACCAACGCAGGTTTATAGTTGCCGCCAGTAACGATGAGTTGGCAGCCAGGTTAAAAGCCTCGGAAACAGATCTGTCGGCATCAAAAAATTTAAAAACCGGTGTTACCGAGCTTGTATTTATGTTCCCCGGCCAGGGATCGCAGTATGCAAATATGGGGTTCAATTTGTACCAAACCGAACCTGTTTTTGCAACAGCCGTTGATGAATGCATGGCCCTGTTGAAAGGTACCATACATGAAAACCTGTTTGACATACTTTACCCTAAGGTTGCTGATAACCAGCTTGCCGAAAAAATAAAGCAAACACTTTATGCGCAGCCGGCCATATTTATTTTAGAATATGCAACAGCCAAACTCTGGATGAGCTTTGGCATACAACCCGGTGTGCTAATAGGCCATAGTGTAGGCGAATTTGTGGCCGCGCACCTGGCTGGAGTTTTTAGCCTTGCCGATGCCGTAAAATTGATTTCGGAAAGGGCGCGCCTGGTAAACAGCGTTCAGCCCGGCAGCATGCTCTCAGTACGTATGGAAGCCGAAAAACTGGCAGGTATATTGCCATCTAAATTATCAATAGCAGCCATAAACACCCGTAAACTTTGCGTTGTGGCAGGCCCCGCCAACACCATCAATTCCTTTGCCGGGCAATTGGCAGAACAGGGTATCCCGGCCAGGTTATTACTTACCAGCCATGCTTTTCATTCGGCCATGATGGATGATATCGTGGCGCCATTTGAAGAGGTTGTAAAATCAATAAAATTAAACCAGCCCATAAAACCCATCGTATCTACCGTAACCGGCAAGTGGATGAGCGCCGCCGAAGCTACCGACCCTGCTTACTGGTCGCAGCATCTCCGGAAAACAGTACGCTTTGCCCAGGCATTGGATACTTTACAGGAAGATGAAGTACGCCTTTACTTAGAAACAGGCCCGGGCACCATTTTAGCTACACTTGCCCGGCAGCACATTGTTAATAAGGCAGTGCCCGTTGTAGCCGGGTTTGAACAAAACGAAACCAATACCGAGTATAAATCCGTATTAAAGGCAGTAGGGCAACTATGGCTTAACGGTATTGAACCGTATTGGGAAAATATTTATAACCATCAGCAGCGCAACAAAACAGACCTGCCAACTTATGCTTTTGATCATAAACGTTACTGGCTTGAACCAGCCGTTACGCTAAACAAAGTTGAAACCATAGCCGAAGCTGCTGCACACCAGCCAGAACCTATTACACCCCAGATTATGCAAACGAGGAAAGATATATTGATTGATAAACTAAGGGCGATATTTGAAGACGCATCGGGCATCGAAATTGACGAAGCAGGCACCGGCTTAAGCTTCATCGAGATAGGCTTTGATTCGTTATCGCTTACGCAGATAGCTACCAACCTAAAAAAACAATTTAATGTACCTGTTACATTCCGTAAATTGTTTGAGGAGTATAACAGCCTGGTACTATTGGCATCGTATCTTGATGCAAACCTTGCTGCCGATTTGTTACAACCACAACCCGTTGCCCCCACCCATGCGGCGGCCACACAGCAGCCTGTATTTGCAATGCCTGCATTTTCAGGCAATGGTGCGCCAGCTAATAACAACGACCTGATAATCAATTTAATATCACAACAACTCCAGTTATTAAGTAACCAGTTAGCGCTAATACAGGGCGGCAGCGCACTGGTAGCGCCACCTGCACCTGCTTATAATTCGGCAACGCCGGCTATAACTCCTGCTAAGCCAGATCACCGGGAACCGGAACTTACCGCTGAGGAACAGATTGAGATAAAAAAGCCGTTTGGCGCAACGGCCCGGATAGAAAAACAAACCCTGGAGCTTACCGAAAAGCAATCGGCATTTTTAGATGATCTGACTATAAAATACAACGCCAAAACAAAAAGCAGCAAGGCGCAAACCCAAAAAGATCGCCCCTATATGGCCGATCCGAGGGTGGTAAGTGGTTTCAGGCCATTAACCAAGGAGGTTGTTTATCCTTTGGTGGTTAACAGATCAAAAGGGAGCCATGTATGGGATATTGACGGTAACGACTATGTTGATGCGCTTAACGGTTTTGGATCGAACCTTTTGGGTTACCAGGCCGATGTACTTAAAAAAGCGGTATTAGACCAGGTTGAAAAAGGCTACGAAATTGGCCCCCAGCATGAACTGGCGGGCGATGTTTGCAAACTGATTTGCGAGTTTACCAACTTTGACCGCGCTGCGCTTTGTAATACGGGCTCCGAAGCAGTTTTAGGTGCTATGCGTATTGCGCGTACGGTAACCGGCCGGTCAATCATAGTAGCCTTTAGCGGATCGTACCATGGCATTAATGACGAGGTGATTGTGCGCGGCACAAAGAAGTTAAAAACCGTACCTGCGGCGCCCGGTATTATGCCCGAGGTGGTACAGAATATGTTGATACTGGATTATGGCACCGAAGAATCGCTTAAAATTATAGCCGAAAGGGCGCACGAATTTGCCGCCGTACTGGTTGAACCGGTACAAAGCCGGCGGCCAGAATTTCAGCCCGTTGAATTCCTGCAAAAAGTTAGAGAGATTACCAGCCGTTCTGAAACCGTTTTGATATTCGACGAAGTAATTTCGGGCTTTAGGATGCATCCGGGCGGCGCACAGGCTATGTTTGGCATCAGGGCCGATTTGGGCACCTATGGTAAAGTAATTGGCGGTGGCATGCCTATTGGCGCCATTGCAGGCATCAGCAAATACATGGATGCACTGGATGGCGGTACCTGGCAGTACGGTGATGATTCGCAGCCCGAAGCCGGCGTAACTTATTTTGCCGGCACTTTTGTGCGGCATCCTTTGGCTTTGGCTGCCGGTAAGGCTACACTGCTTTATATGAAGGAAAAGGGCCCCGCCCTGCAGCAGGAATTGAATGACCGCACCAAACGCCTCTCTGATGCTTTAAACGCCATTTGCGAGGCCGAAGGTATACCTTTGTATTCGCCTTCTTTTGGATCCCTTTGGAAAATTAAATTTAAGTATGAATTGGCGTATGGCGAATTGCTGTTTACATTGATGCGCTTTAAAGGCATCCATATATGGGATTTGTTTCCGTGTTTTGTTACCGCGGCCCATACCGACGAAGAAATAGACCAGATTATTACCGCTTTTAAAGAAAGTGTTGCCGAGATGATTGAATCGGGTTTTATGCCATCAGAAAAACCGAAAACGGCAGTTAATACGCCGGTAAATTTGCCATCGGTGCCCCCTGTTCCCGGCGCAAAGCTTGGGCGCGATAAAGACGGCAACCCTGGCTGGTTTATCAGTGATAGCAACAATCCCGGAAAATTTTTACAAGTTAAGTTAAGCAGCAATTAA
- a CDS encoding glycosyltransferase family 2 protein has protein sequence MKIILLLSLFIVFYTFAGYGILLYFIIKLKRMVRGPKKPIAEDLSILPTCTLVVAAYNEEFFIKEKIANSLLLNYPAGKLKIVFITDGSSDSTPEIIAGYPQIQLLHQPQRAGKIAAVHRAMEFVDTDAVVFTDANTFLNKDALIKICRHYADPTVGAVAGEKRVHFDENADASAAGEGFYWKYESALKKWDSELYSVVGAAGELFSVRRSLYLPVQPDTVLDDFMISMLIAEKGYRIVYEPEAYATETASENVSEELKRKIRIAAGGIQSILRLKSLFNPFPYPILSFQYISHRVLRWTITPFLLILSFVLNIALASEPGAAGWQLLLFAQVLFYLLAFLGYIMEKKQLRVKILFIPYYFCVMNYAVLAGIIRYFTTTQSAVWEKAQRKQ, from the coding sequence ATGAAAATAATTTTACTGTTAAGCCTTTTTATTGTTTTTTATACGTTTGCGGGCTACGGCATCCTGCTGTACTTTATCATAAAACTTAAAAGAATGGTTAGGGGGCCTAAAAAACCGATAGCCGAAGATTTAAGCATCCTCCCAACCTGTACACTGGTTGTGGCCGCCTATAACGAGGAGTTTTTTATAAAAGAAAAAATAGCCAATAGCCTATTGCTCAATTACCCGGCAGGAAAATTAAAAATTGTTTTTATAACCGATGGATCGTCTGACAGCACTCCGGAGATAATTGCCGGATATCCCCAGATCCAGCTTTTGCATCAGCCGCAGCGCGCCGGTAAAATAGCAGCCGTTCATCGTGCTATGGAGTTTGTGGATACCGATGCCGTTGTTTTTACCGATGCGAATACCTTTTTAAACAAAGACGCCCTGATAAAGATTTGCAGGCATTACGCCGACCCTACTGTTGGTGCGGTGGCTGGCGAAAAACGCGTGCATTTTGACGAGAATGCCGATGCAAGCGCTGCCGGCGAGGGTTTTTACTGGAAGTATGAATCTGCACTTAAAAAGTGGGATTCTGAATTATATTCGGTTGTCGGCGCAGCAGGCGAACTGTTCAGTGTACGGCGTTCACTTTACTTACCCGTACAGCCTGATACGGTATTGGACGATTTTATGATATCTATGCTGATTGCCGAAAAAGGCTACCGCATTGTTTACGAGCCCGAAGCGTACGCTACCGAAACCGCATCTGAAAATGTATCAGAAGAGTTAAAACGAAAAATCAGGATCGCTGCTGGCGGCATTCAATCAATATTGCGGCTAAAAAGTTTGTTTAATCCTTTCCCCTACCCAATCCTGTCGTTCCAGTACATCAGCCACCGGGTGTTACGATGGACAATTACGCCCTTCCTGCTCATTCTATCGTTTGTGCTGAATATTGCCCTGGCTTCAGAACCTGGCGCGGCAGGGTGGCAGTTGCTGTTGTTTGCACAGGTATTATTTTACCTGCTGGCATTTTTGGGCTACATCATGGAGAAGAAACAACTACGGGTAAAAATATTGTTTATCCCCTATTATTTTTGCGTAATGAACTATGCTGTTTTAGCCGGTATCATCAGGTATTTTACCACCACACAAAGTGCCGTTTGGGAAAAAGCACAACGCAAGCAATAG
- a CDS encoding acyltransferase family protein produces the protein MSDTPSSEVPVKNKTRVFFPNLNGVRALAALMVVVSHIELHKILFHVRRIPGVDLLNFGKAGVSIFFALSGFLITYLLLEERRNFTTINFKGFYIRRLLRIWPLYFLVVAIGFSFFGGSTNALLLSVLFLPNLAFCLQMLPAIYDPIWSIGTEEQFYIFHPHFFRIKKTEHILYALCIFIICIWALQLVVDHLVTNHPVYLPLHQLMYYSRFDNMMIGAVIAVLYHNKKHPQFDLKIQKLFNKIFRKRYQMVIMNIFLIYLVIYLLYDVAHGDVLIALFASLLIVNLCETENAIFSFDYKILHYVGNISYGMYLLHKFVLFLVLYLVQRYLTQGNLVTENIIIYGSTIALTVAVASASYYGYEKPFLSIKKRFQKITQ, from the coding sequence CTGGCTGCGTTGATGGTTGTTGTATCACATATCGAGCTGCATAAGATCCTTTTTCATGTAAGGCGGATCCCGGGTGTCGATCTTTTAAACTTCGGGAAAGCAGGTGTAAGTATTTTTTTTGCATTAAGCGGCTTTTTGATTACCTACCTCCTGCTGGAAGAACGGCGGAATTTTACGACCATCAATTTTAAAGGCTTTTACATACGCCGGCTTTTAAGAATCTGGCCCTTGTACTTCCTGGTTGTAGCAATAGGCTTTTCCTTTTTTGGCGGTTCAACTAATGCACTGTTGCTATCGGTTTTGTTTTTGCCAAACCTGGCCTTTTGTTTACAAATGCTGCCAGCTATTTACGATCCTATTTGGTCTATCGGTACAGAGGAGCAGTTTTATATTTTCCATCCTCACTTTTTCAGGATAAAAAAAACGGAGCACATCCTTTATGCTTTATGCATCTTCATCATTTGCATTTGGGCCTTACAATTAGTGGTTGACCATTTGGTTACCAACCATCCTGTATATTTGCCATTGCACCAGCTGATGTATTATTCCCGGTTTGATAATATGATGATTGGCGCTGTGATAGCCGTTTTGTACCACAACAAAAAACATCCCCAGTTCGATTTGAAAATCCAGAAACTGTTCAATAAAATTTTCAGGAAAAGGTACCAAATGGTTATCATGAATATTTTTTTGATATACCTGGTCATATACCTCCTTTATGACGTTGCTCATGGCGATGTTTTAATCGCTTTGTTTGCATCGTTACTTATCGTTAACCTGTGCGAAACCGAAAACGCTATTTTTTCATTCGATTATAAAATACTCCACTACGTAGGTAATATATCCTATGGAATGTACCTTTTACACAAATTTGTGCTGTTTTTGGTTTTATACCTGGTACAAAGGTACCTGACGCAGGGAAACCTGGTAACCGAAAATATAATTATTTACGGCTCAACAATAGCCTTAACCGTTGCCGTTGCCTCGGCCTCGTATTATGGTTATGAAAAGCCATTTTTAAGTATTAAGAAAAGGTTTCAAAAAATCACCCAATAA
- a CDS encoding glycosyltransferase family 2 protein, with protein MKKVSVVTINFNQAAVTEELFASIEKTNTYASLEIIVVDNASKINPVPGWLVKYPNIKSIRSEANLGFAGGNNLGIKHATGDYIFLVNNDTEFTPNLLNELVTVLDTHDDVGIISPMIKYYSDKSLIQYAGYTQMDYYTCRNSCIGLKQKDQGQFNHITGPTAYCHGAAMMIKKDAIDKAGLMAENFFLYYEEVDWCEMIKRAGYEAWVNTDALIYHKESISVGKKSKLKEYFMNRNRILFTRRNAPGYKKTVFFIYFLLLVVPRNLIAYINNKNYDFIPMLFKAIWWNFTHSKNSTNLGYPINTIA; from the coding sequence ATGAAAAAAGTTTCGGTTGTAACCATCAATTTTAACCAGGCGGCAGTTACTGAGGAACTGTTCGCTTCTATCGAAAAAACAAACACTTATGCCAGCCTGGAGATAATTGTGGTGGATAACGCAAGCAAAATAAACCCTGTTCCCGGCTGGCTGGTAAAATATCCCAATATCAAATCCATCCGGTCTGAAGCTAACCTGGGCTTTGCCGGGGGGAATAACCTGGGCATCAAACATGCCACGGGCGATTACATTTTCCTGGTAAACAACGATACCGAATTTACGCCCAACTTGTTAAACGAACTGGTTACCGTTTTGGACACCCATGACGACGTCGGCATCATCTCGCCCATGATAAAATATTATAGCGACAAAAGTTTAATTCAATATGCCGGTTATACGCAAATGGATTATTACACCTGCCGTAATAGTTGCATTGGTTTAAAGCAAAAAGACCAGGGGCAGTTTAACCACATCACAGGGCCAACAGCCTATTGCCACGGCGCAGCCATGATGATTAAAAAAGACGCCATTGACAAGGCCGGGCTTATGGCCGAAAACTTTTTCCTGTATTACGAAGAGGTAGACTGGTGCGAGATGATTAAAAGAGCCGGCTACGAAGCCTGGGTAAATACGGATGCATTGATATATCACAAAGAATCGATATCGGTTGGTAAAAAAAGTAAGCTTAAGGAGTATTTTATGAACCGTAACCGTATCCTGTTTACACGTCGTAACGCGCCCGGCTACAAAAAAACAGTCTTTTTTATTTATTTTCTGTTATTGGTGGTACCGCGCAACCTTATAGCCTATATTAATAATAAAAACTACGATTTTATACCCATGCTTTTTAAAGCAATCTGGTGGAACTTCACCCACTCAAAAAACAGTACTAACTTAGGTTACCCGATAAATACAATAGCATGA